TTGGGGTTTGAATTTATCCTTGTATATACAGTAATTTATTGATctacaataaatttttaaatgtaaCTCAAATTTATGATAGATTAATTTTTTCCTATCAtatgaaaaataggaaaatctaaaaaaaagtaaaatatattttttatccttaaaatgtgataaaaaaatttaaaaatattcttaaattttattttattttaattttgttctaaaaattatttatttgtattaaatatatttttgagtCCTGACTACTAAGGTGTGTTtggtttgtatttttatttttaatattttctattttttgaattttataaaaaaagtaaaagtaggaggtaaaaatataaaatagaattttattgttttcactttttttttacaaaatttaaaaaatattaaaaataataaaaaatacaaactaaatacaccttaaaattttaaaatatttaaaattatacatgaagattatatttaatttatttgtatttgtcTTCAGTTCCACAAATTCCCCATCCACCTCAATCTCAATCAATATATTGCGTGTGAAAAGAATAATAGAATCCACCAATCAAGAGATATAAAAATCGTCATGTCATAACTCATAAGTAAATATCCCCTACACACACCATGACACCAACATATATATGGCGTGGCTGATACTTTATAATCGGCTCTTAGCTTAGCCTTATGCCAATTCGGAAACATGACAAGATAAACATCTAGATTGTAACCAGTAACCCTAAACAAACCGTGTAGCCTTTGAACACTTCAATATATATTAGGAAAGTAGGAGGAGccaataaaatatttgtataatgtatataaatttttaagtgTATTATACactaatatttaaataatttttaactgttaatttaattataaaaaatatataaaatatatataattaaaattcataattaaaatttattaaaagattagtgtattattttatttaaattttttttatatatatattatttatatattaaaattaactattaaaatctgttatatatatataaatatatataatttaatttatttttaatgtatatatagtaatgattaaatttataatatctAAAAGTTAGTCTTTATatgctaaaaaaataaatatttaatttaaaaatataaaaaaatgaattttaaatattattataaataaattagacaaaaattaaatatcaaataaaaagtTCGGTGGTACAGTGAGAAAGTTCCGATGTGATTCGTTCAAGACTATACTATATATATACTTGGCACCTCCTTGTTCCTTTAACTTAATCACACTAAGAAAGTTCGAAAACTAAAGCACCTCTATATATATTTGCAACCTCATCGGCATTCATAAGAGCAAGAATAATGGAGGTGTTATCGATGAGCAGTTTAAAAACACTACCTAACCAGTGGTGTGGAGTCCCAGAGCGAAAAAGAGGGGTGGTTTCATGCAGAGCGACAACGGTAGCAAATAGCAACACTAACTTGTACAAGGTGCTGTCACTGAGTCCCAAGAGTGCAACAATGGATGATATCAAGAGAGCATACAGATCAATGGCTCTAAGGTACCACCCTGACGTCTGCCATGACCCTTCCAAGAAAGATGAATCCACAAGGCTCTTCGTGCAGCTCAATCAAGCTTATGAGACCTTGTCTAATCCCACCCTCAAACAAGAGTACGATCATCAATTAGGTTTGATAACCGCTCATGATGAAAGCTCCAGAAAGAGGTGGAAGGAGCAACTTGCTGAGTTGAAGACAAGGTCCCATAGAAAACAGGGATCATGGGGTAGTAGAATGAGGGCCCAAAACATTATCATCATGATGAACAACCACAACTAGTACCACTTTATTAAATTTACATATATTATGCGTGCAATTACATCTACTTTTTTGGATGATTATTCAGACGGTGAATGaaaatattagttatttttgaTGATGTGGCATTGCGTGATTGGATGCATATGTAAAgtgtgtatcaaaattaaatttatcttGTCTTTTTAAATAGAAACAAGCTAGGTAGGTggtttatatatataagaatcaAGTTTTTTCTGTTAGAGTTCTTCCCTCTTGGGACCATAAGTAATAACAGCACCAGCAACTGAGAGGAATATTTTATCTCGTCCAATTAACTCTGTTAACTTGGATTCCTGAAACTTCTCCATTACAATCTTCCCCACGTTTGCCAACACAAGCTGTCAAAATTTATCACGAATTAACTACCAAAACAAGCTAATTAAGCCATTAATTAATTCCGTAATTACCTACTTACCTGGACATGTAATTTCTCAAGGCTATGATATAGCCTTTCAAATGAACTGATGCCACTCGAGTCAATATCGCTAACGGCTGCAATGCAATGCAAACAATTTAGTCAAACACGTCAAATCATCTAATTAGCTGCAATGCAATGCAAACAATTTAGTCAAACACGTCAAATCATCTAATGATTcttaactatcaacttcacatgaaaatAATTGCGCCTGAGTCTTCACCATATAATACTAATTCGTTTCGAAATAAAGAGTCTAACCTGACATGTCAACAACCACATATTGTATTTCGGCTAATTCACATTCTGCTCTCTCCTCATTTTCATAACGCAACCATCTCAGAATTCTGTGCATTATtgtcattgttgttgttgaatcaTGCATTAGCCAGAATTCCTCAAATTAAAGAGatcataattaaaagaaaaatgtgtaCCTGTCCTTGACAAAGTTGCAGTTAGTGAAGTAGATAGGAGAATCAACCCTAAGAATGAGCATGGCAGTAATCTGGAATGCCTTAGGATATTGCTCAATGTTCCTGTAAATAGAAGTACCTGGAATTTTACCAAGTACTACAACCTTTGGCCATGTCACTCTAAACACTATTTTCACAAAAGATATTGACACCTATAGTACAAAAGAAAGATCAGAATTAAACAAACTAGTCTATGGTTTATTATATGCATGCCAATGCTGAGGGAATATTTGAGTTTTACCGCAATTATAAGGGCATATTCAAGATTCATGAATATGACACCAAAGAAGGCTCCCATGCAAACCATGAAGTCAAATTTGTCAATCTTCCATATCATGATAACTGCATTTATGTTCACCAAGTTTGTTGTAGCTGCTATTATGATTGAAGAAAGCACTGCATTTGGAGTGTACTTAAACACAGGTGTAAACAATGTTAGTACTAACAATACAACAATGGACAAAACTATGTTTGATGCTGCAGTTTCACAACCAGCCATGTTGTTCACTGCTGACCGAGAGAAAGATCCTGCATCCACAAGCTatgtattattatatatatgattgagttttgagttttgagttttgatttGTTGTGTGTATACCTGTGGCCACAAAGCAAGATGTCAAAGAACCAACAATGTTCATGGTTCCCATTGCAACCATTTCCTTGTTACCATCCAGTGTATAATGTTTCATGGCTGCAAATGTTCTCCCAATTGATACAGCTTCCTGAAGAAGTAGCTTAGCTAGTTAGTTATATTCAAAAAGATTTTGGCATAACATAAGATTTTCAGTAATTTGCTTATTACCGTGAGTGCTACTATACCAGCAACAGCACCAATCCGAAAACCTCTTACAACATATTTTCCTTTAAAGAAAATTTCATTAGCAGAAACTGAGTTAAGACCTCCCTTGATGTGGTTAATCTGAAATAGCACAATTCTAGTTACAGGACTACCTCTGTTTTTCCCTGAACTTTAATTACTTGTTGAGTAAATATTATATAGTAATGTGATCTATCTTACAGTTGATACGCCTTTCTCATCAGCCCTTGTAATGTAGACACAAATGGTGGAAACTATAACACAAGTCATAGGAGCAATTGCAGCTACCCAGAAGAGTTTCTTATGCTTTTTACCCTGTCCATTTTTAGAACATTACAAATCAAAGTTCAAATGGAAAgaaaacagaaaggaaattgTGACATTTATTATCAGGATTCTTACAATGTACTTGGTTATAAGAAGGAAGATCAAGCATGATGTTCCAATGATAATTGTCTCCAAATTCCACTGTACTTAATTAATAACATACAGATTAAAACCAATTTTAAAACCAAATGAAGgcttaattatttaattaatttgctAGTTTACCTCATGGTGCACTATAGCGCTCTTAACTGAGCCAATGCCAGAAATAATATCAGTTTTCTTAGTAAAGTGTGGTATGCCAAGGAGGCCTCTAAGCTGTTGAAGTGAAATAATAATGGCAGCTCCACTCATGAATCCCACAATGGCAGCATGAGATAAGAAGTCTATCAAGAAACCGAGCCTGACGACGCAAACATATTCACTCAATAATGTACTAAAAAGTGAtggcgaaaaataataaattctgatgaCCCTCTAGCATTTTTCTGTAATAAATAATACCTAAGAACGCCGAGTGCGAGCTGAGTAACTCCGGCAAAGAATGTAGCAGTGAAGGCAAGGCGTAGATATTCATGGCTCTTGTGGTCTCTAATGTCATGAGAAAGCATAGCTCCAAGCAAGAGTGAGACCACAGCTGCAGGTCCTATAGCAATGTCTCTTGAGCTTCCCATGGCAGCATACACAAGAGGTGTCACAAAGCTTGCGTCTGCACAACTTAATGTCATGATGAAAAATCAAATCACAAACAAAACAAAGTCATAAAAATATGAAGATACTCACATAGTGCATGGTGAGGGTCCAAATTTGCAAGTTTGGCATATGCAATATCCTGTTATTAACAAACTCTATATAATTAATGATCGATGCATGTTACTTAGTTAGTTGATTATGGAATATTAATGAATTAATGACCTGAGGAATGCAGAGACTTGCAGTGGTGAGTCCAGCAATGAAATCACCTCTCAAGTTTCGGATAGTGTAATATCTTCCCCAATCTAAGATAGGGAAGATTGATTGGAGGCATAGAcaaaattttcttgttttgctttTTCCCTTATATTTCCTCATTAAGGAATTGTTGTCTGAGATTGTGAATAATGTCTCTAAAGGCTTCATCTCATGCACAAAAAATAAGTATATACGTTATATATTAAGATGGCATGCCATGCATTTTCCCATAAATGGTTTAATTTCAACAACGTTAGCTTAGCTTATACTAATGTCATTTAATAATACTATATGCTtctatagttttttttttcttttttcagttATTAACATGTAGTCGGTGCTAATTAATTCTGACACTACAGacacatatatataaatgtTCATAGGCATACATTACACATACGTTACCCCTTGGTATTGGGAATTGGCAACAGGTTTCATATATCGTATCCCTTGAGGCACTGCAAGTGCAAGGTAATATATAACTTAAGATTCCGATTATATAATATGTTAATAACGTGTATAGTATGAAACGATAATAATTAATCGTCCATGTCGCATTATTTTAACTAAAGATCAAATGATGATTGACGATATGAAGGGACGCGTATAAACATTTTATGGATCATGTTACATATACGTTAAAATCAGCCACCAAAATCAGCtatcagtataaaatacatgctgaaatataaatatacattgaaaataaattaaaccacacatgtatttatacataaatacattcgtggctaattttaatgtacaaataACATTTCTCATATTTTAAATACGTTGTGTAGATATACATGAAACTTAATTATATGTTAACCAAGGGTTAACTCCGTcctaattaataatataattattttagcATATATTGAACTGTACAAATAAATAATCGATGATCATCACGTAATTTGTTTTATAAAATGACAATTTCATTACTATTGTACCTTATATATCATTTAACTGAATATATGatacttatttatattttcttttttgttattgATTTACGGTTTAATTCAGTTTGCGCCTCCTAAACAATGTTCATCAAGAAAATTGATCTTAGAGTTACTTAAGCACCCTAATGTTATTATGAGAGTTTAGTATTAAGGGagaaaaaaaacataataataaCAGTGTAGAGTGCTTTCCAATCTAAGAAAATTATTAACTTTTCCACAATTGATGAATCAAACATTCCAACTTCAAAGGATAATGTGTGTAACATAGTACCTAAATGCTTAAGATAAAGTCATATATATAGAGCACTAATGAATATTAATATAACTTATCTGAATATAAAACAGGGTTGAAAAACAAGATAAATAATGCTCTATGCTTATAGTGTTTCAATGTGATGATATCCCAATGATGGTAATTGAAGTATGTCATTTTGTTAATACAATAATTGCATTATTATGAGTATATGTTAAACAAGTATAAGCTAAGTGAACTCTTTCAACTCTCCCAcattatttgtttataaaatgATATTAGCATCCATTATTGGCGAGCTCTTATCCACACACCTATTATTATATCCATTATAACCCTCTCAGTCCACCAAATCATGAAGCCGATATATATTCTAATCTTTGCTGGTTTTCATGCAACCTTAAAGTATATTGTATTGTAAATCACAACTACCAGTTGAAAAACAGAACATGTAATTTTGCTTCTATACATTAATTGGGACTATATGTAAAATCAAagacaaacaaaattaaatgaaactaCATAGAAGACAGATCAAGGTGACTAATAACTCTCTATAAGGCTATCTATTATACAATATAATACTAATTCCCACCCATTTGTATTTGTAGCATCTTAATTATAACCGTGGCTTCAATCAACACTTGAATTTGATCTTGAAACAGATATGTTTTATTTAACACCCTTTGGACCAAAAGTTGCAACAGCATCAGCCACTGTGAGAAATATTTTATCTTCTCCAATTAGATCTGTAAGCTTGGATGCATGGAGCTTTTCTATTACAACTGGCCCCGGATTCGCCAATATAAGCTGTTTATATAAACACACATGATACATGAACATGATCAATACACTCACAATTGTTTTGTACATGACATCAACATTATTATTGTTGGTgatatattattatcattatacCTGAACTTCTCTTTTCTGAAGGGTCTTGTATAATTCTTCAAAGGCATGGATGCCACTTGTGTCAATATCAGTAACAGCTGCAACATGACAAGGTAAATTATAATTAAGTTCATGCATCAGAATTACTATCATTAATAATGACTTGTTGGTAGAAAGAAAGTCTTACGTGACATTTCAACAATGAGATTCTGTATTCCCGGTAATTCACTTTCTGTCCTTTGAGATTCTTCTTCAATCAACCATCTCAATATTCTgccaaaaaaaaagaattaattgACTTATTCATAGTGCACAATTACATTGATTAAAGTCAAACCTCCctaaaactaataaaactaTCATCACATTATTGATTGATACAGTCCacattttttagattatcatgTTAGCAAGTAATCTTTAccattttaaatttaacaataatAGAGCATAACGTGGACAATATCATAACTAATTAAAGAATGATCTTTAGAAACACAACCCCATCAAGTTAAAAGTATCTATAAATTTACCTCTCCTTGATATAGTTGGAATTTGAGAAGTAGATAGCAGAGTCAATCCTGATAATGAGCATGCCAGGAATCTGTGCTGCTTTGGGGTATTGCTGGATGTTCCTATAAACAGTAGTCCCCGGAAGCTTACCAAGAACTGCAGTTCTTGGCCTTGTCACTTGTAAAAGTATCTTGGCAAATGAAATTGCCACCTTCATAAACAAAATGAGATTAGCTTAAAACACTACTGAGATGAGATGCAAGAAAGCCATAAATAGATATCTTTTGAATAGATTAGTATCTGCATTGTACCGCAATTAGAAGGCCAATCTCAACACTCTTGAAGATGACACCAAAGAATGCTCCCATGCAAGCAACAAAATCGAATTTGTCAATCTTCCAGAGCAGAACCATTGCTTCAATGTTCACCAGGTTTACAACAGCAGCTATTATAATAGAAGCAAGAACTGCATTTGGAGTGTACTTAAACAGTGGTGTGAGGACCAACAGAGTTAGTAACACAACAATGGACATCACAATATTTGATACAGCAGTTTGACAACCAGCCATGAAGTTCACTGCTGACCGAGAAAAAGATCCTGTTGTCACATAGCATGATGTCAAAGAACCAACAATGTTCATTGTTCCCATTGCCACCATTTCTTTGTTGCCATCCAGTGAATAATCTTTCATTGCAGCAAATGTTCTCCCAATTGCTACAGCTTCCTGAAGTAGTTTAAAGAATTCGGCATAAGTGCCTAGCAGATTTAAAGCGTTCTCTAGAAACATCTtatgttaaatataaaaaatggtATGTGGATTGAggaatcagcttcagaattttCTTACCGTAAGTGCAACCATGCCAGATACAACACCAATTCTAACACCAGCGCCTAGATATTTTCCACTGAAAAAGATTTCGTTAGCTGATGATGGATTCACACCACTCTTGATATGCTTCACCTGATGAAGTATCATATAAATACTTTGATTAAAGTTTTCAACTTTAGAGGAAGTATATTCAATCAAGATTATCATCATGGTACTTACAATTGATACGCCTTTTTCGTCTGCTCTGGTAATGTACACAAAAAATGTAGACACTACAACAGAGATCATAGGAGAAATTGCAGATACCCAAAAGAGTTTCTTGTTTCTTTTAGCCTGTTATCACAATATAACAGTTATTCAAGTTGTAAAAAGGAATAAACTATGTGCTAAGCACtgttgtttaattttaatatttgtaaaaAGTAACTTTTAGCTGCTAGTGCATTTTTATTATGGTCCCCATGACCTTTTAGACATGCTATTTATGTAAtacttttctttaaaaattattattataactttGATCAAAGTGACAATCATTTTGTATTTTGACATGGTAAATTAGAGGAAGGGAGGGAAAATATTGGGATTCTTACAATATACTTGGTTATAAGAAGGAAGATTAAGAATGATAGTCCAATGAGTATAGTCTCCCAATTCCACTGTAAGCAGAGATTAAGAaaacaaatattatttatgAGCTTGTTCATTGTCTAAATATACtgaaacatatataaatataaagcaAGATGAAAAGATTTACCCCGTGGTGCACATTACTCCAAACCGAATGCAATACAGAAACAATATCAGTTTTTGTGGTGAAGTTCTTTATGCCAAGCAGACCTTTAAGTTGTTGCAGTGCAATAGTAATGGCAGCTCCAGCCATGAAGCCCACAATGGCAGCATGAGATAGGAAATCTATCAAGAAACCAAGCCTACAATAACCATTCATGAATGCACAATACTTTAGGCAAAACACCACCAAAAAGGacaatgcatatatgaatgaaaATGAACCTTTTGCATAGTCAAGTCCTATCTAGTACTGTATGTACCTGCAAACTCCAAGTACCAATTGAGTGACTCCTGCAAAGAAGGTAGCAGTGAATGCAAGGCGCACGTAGTCATGGCTTTTGGTGTCACTGATCTCACTAGAAAGCAAACTTCCAAGCAAGAGGGACACCACAGCTACAGGTCCAATCGCAATATCTCTTGAGGTTCCCATGAAAGCATACACAAGAGGCGCCACAAAACTTGAGTCTGCAAAAAAGGTAATATTAATTAGCAGAAGAAATTAATTACTTATAAATAAGAACTTATCAATTATCATCATGATACTCACATAATCCATACCAAGGATCCAAATATGCAAGCTTCGCATATGCAAGGTCCTGTTATAATAAACACAATCAGCAACAAAGTGGTGActacatattaaaaaattatgtatttagACACGTATACCATCGTATCTGGACATACCGTATGTCTAAATACATTAGTTTTCTGGCATAAAAATTAACTTCACGTGAGAATGATAGTTGAGATCTCTTCACGTAAAGACAACCTCATGTAACGATCGAATTCGTACGTACCTGAGGAATGCAAAGACTTGCAATGGTGAGTCCGGAAACGAAATCGCCTCTGAATTTCTTGAGGTTGTAATCTCTTCCCCATTCAagaatggggaagagagattggaGAGCGAGAACGAACTTTCTAGATCCAGATTGGTCCTTGAACTTGTGAAAGGGCTTGTCAGCGAAGAAAGTCTCCATGAGAGAATGCTTGATCTCTTGGAAGAGTGGCTGCTTAGGAGGAGTTCCAACTCTGTGCATATATGGCAGATCAGTAACAACAGCATcatctcctcctcctccatgtCTACGTGAAGAAGAATCGCTTCTTGTTTCTGCTATAACTTCTGCCATAGCATCATCACTCACACGCTGACTCATTGAATATCAATCCCCACACAACACGATAGAACTgcaaaaaataattcaaagatCCGCATACACTGCAATTATTCAAAAATGCATAGTAGTAGTGCAACGCTCCAAAACTTAATTAAGCAAATGATTATGTTATCTAATTAATGTAATTAAGGGAAAAGAGTATATATGGAATGTACCAAATGGTGTTGTGTGAATGGAGAAGGCAAAGAACGTGGTGTGTTTGGGGCAAAGTTTATGGATTATATATAGAGAGAGTCAGAACTGAGAAAGTAGAAGGAGGTGTTGATGATGGAGACTATCAACACTTGTTGAATGTGAATGTGATGTTTGGCAAATTGCTCATAAAGTCAACCATAACCTTGTTCATATATATAGATTTATAAGATCAGTTTATTATGTCTTAATTTAGAGGATGAAGGTCAGAGATTCTATCGATAGATAATTTAGTGAaacaaaaatagtattttttctgttttaaaatttatgttcttttgactttttttttaatacattaaCAATTTAATGTATTTAGATACAAAATAAGTTTAGATACATTCATTTTTTAATGTACAGAAAAAATTATCACAGTAATAGTtgataaaattgtgaaagaataagaaaaaaaaaaagaatgcgaacttttattgattgttaattgattgaattgtaCAAAAGAGTGTGTTGTAAATTATGAGggtaaaactaaatatatatagagcattgtcctatgaaagataaaaacaaataaagataagataaaaataattaaagataagataataaaaactaaaattgtaaTTGAATTTATGTATTCTTAGACTGAATTTATAGATCACGAGATTTCTTTATTGTTGTTATAGGCTAAAGTGAAAAAGTAGTttaataatagttattttaaaacagaatgttattttttaaaaatattttttagataaatatacactattattattttagaagatctttgttatttaaatttaaattgcataagTAACTCtgtattttagttttaaatagTTTATTCCTctctatacatatatatataaatatttttatgcaGAAATTTGTATTTAGTATCAAACTGTCAAttaattcttcttttctttttaaagttcttattttgtatttatccgtaattaataaatatattaatcatAGTTAAATACAAAAAGAATATAGTTGAAACAAAttaatctttttattaaaagttTAGAAGATTATTATGAATGGAGAAAGTACTGATAACAAGAACCCTCAGTCAAATGACAAAAGAGAATTTTGGTTATGATATCATAAAACTAATCAACTTTGACCTTTATAGTTTATATCAAATAAAGATTTTGCATACAATAGGTGACACCTAGATAAGCTTAATTATTGCAGTTGaccaaaataattaataatttgtgcttattaaaatattaaaacattACTCAGACACAGTTTTGTGTGGTGTGtgtttttatatataaaaatattatttgtatattaaaattaattactaaaattaattattaatatatttgtatataaatatttacataatttaatttatttttaatatttatttatattttaacatatattttatattaataattaattttaataattaattttgatgtatatataacataatcgtagcttatatttattttctctggACTTTCTCGTTGAAATTAGTTGTCCACTATCTACTCTCGGAAGTTTTACTTAATAAAGCTAAGAAAGAGTTTCACTTGGCTTTCCCTATTAACTTTAAGGGTATATAGTTAATAGTTTTGTTTTTaagacaccaaaaaaaaaaagccaactTTAgtcaataaataattattaaattacagttatattaatttatttcacaattttttaaaattatctttataatattttttttctctttttcaaagCCGCAATTTTTGTTATTCAGTGataaatccaaaaaatttaacAACAAAGATAAAGTTTATGTaatatgataataatttttataataaaattattatgtatacataaattattagttattaaattatttattaattattatatatatgtgtataaatagatattatttaatttattttcaataatttttatatcttaATACGTATTTTAtatagataattattttttatgtatatatagtataattattgttataattatattttattattataaaatacaattagtttttaaaatatctaatttataaattaaaatattaaaataataatttaaataataaaatataatttaaaactctATTTCTGtaggttttatattttaaaaagattaagtaattttttttgtagtaccattgaaaattttttctttctatatatatcgctaaacaattatttaaaaattcacttcccaacacaattagaaaataattttcattgatattcataattaaaaaagttatttcAATTAATGTAATTGCTAtgaaaaactaaa
This sequence is a window from Arachis stenosperma cultivar V10309 chromosome 10, arast.V10309.gnm1.PFL2, whole genome shotgun sequence. Protein-coding genes within it:
- the LOC130956017 gene encoding chaperone protein dnaJ 20, chloroplastic-like — its product is MEVLSMSSLKTLPNQWCGVPERKRGVVSCRATTVANSNTNLYKVLSLSPKSATMDDIKRAYRSMALRYHPDVCHDPSKKDESTRLFVQLNQAYETLSNPTLKQEYDHQLGLITAHDESSRKRWKEQLAELKTRSHRKQGSWGSRMRAQNIIIMMNNHN
- the LOC130956016 gene encoding high affinity sulfate transporter 2-like; this encodes MKPLETLFTISDNNSLMRKYKGKSKTRKFCLCLQSIFPILDWGRYYTIRNLRGDFIAGLTTASLCIPQDIAYAKLANLDPHHALYASFVTPLVYAAMGSSRDIAIGPAAVVSLLLGAMLSHDIRDHKSHEYLRLAFTATFFAGVTQLALGVLRLGFLIDFLSHAAIVGFMSGAAIIISLQQLRGLLGIPHFTKKTDIISGIGSVKSAIVHHEWNLETIIIGTSCLIFLLITKYIGKKHKKLFWVAAIAPMTCVIVSTICVYITRADEKGVSTINHIKGGLNSVSANEIFFKGKYVVRGFRIGAVAGIVALTEAVSIGRTFAAMKHYTLDGNKEMVAMGTMNIVGSLTSCFVATGSFSRSAVNNMAGCETAASNIVLSIVVLLVLTLFTPVFKYTPNAVLSSIIIAATTNLVNINAVIMIWKIDKFDFMVCMGAFFGVIFMNLEYALIIAVSISFVKIVFRVTWPKVVVLGKIPGTSIYRNIEQYPKAFQITAMLILRVDSPIYFTNCNFVKDRILRWLRYENEERAECELAEIQYVVVDMSAVSDIDSSGISSFERLYHSLEKLHVQLVLANVGKIVMEKFQESKLTELIGRDKIFLSVAGAVITYGPKREEL
- the LOC130955258 gene encoding high affinity sulfate transporter 2 — protein: MSQRVSDDAMAEVIAETRSDSSSRRHGGGGDDAVVTDLPYMHRVGTPPKQPLFQEIKHSLMETFFADKPFHKFKDQSGSRKFVLALQSLFPILEWGRDYNLKKFRGDFVSGLTIASLCIPQDLAYAKLAYLDPWYGLYSSFVAPLVYAFMGTSRDIAIGPVAVVSLLLGSLLSSEISDTKSHDYVRLAFTATFFAGVTQLVLGVCRLGFLIDFLSHAAIVGFMAGAAITIALQQLKGLLGIKNFTTKTDIVSVLHSVWSNVHHGWNWETILIGLSFLIFLLITKYIAKRNKKLFWVSAISPMISVVVSTFFVYITRADEKGVSIVKHIKSGVNPSSANEIFFSGKYLGAGVRIGVVSGMVALTEAVAIGRTFAAMKDYSLDGNKEMVAMGTMNIVGSLTSCYVTTGSFSRSAVNFMAGCQTAVSNIVMSIVVLLTLLVLTPLFKYTPNAVLASIIIAAVVNLVNIEAMVLLWKIDKFDFVACMGAFFGVIFKSVEIGLLIAVAISFAKILLQVTRPRTAVLGKLPGTTVYRNIQQYPKAAQIPGMLIIRIDSAIYFSNSNYIKERILRWLIEEESQRTESELPGIQNLIVEMSPVTDIDTSGIHAFEELYKTLQKREVQLILANPGPVVIEKLHASKLTDLIGEDKIFLTVADAVATFGPKGVK